From the Sphingomonas sabuli genome, the window GGGGGCAGCGTGTGGTAATCCAGCTGGCGCCGGATTTCGCGCCGGTCCACGCCGCCAATATCCGCCTGCTGTCCAAAGCCAAGTGGTGGGACGGGTCGGCCATTTATCGCGTGCAGGACAATTACGTCGTGCAATGGGGCAAGAACGAAAGCGCGGATCCATTGCCGGCCGGGGTCGTCGCCAAGCCGCCCGAAGAATATGCGCGGCCGGTGAAAGGTCTGCCGATCCATCCGCTGGGCTACGCCGACGCTTACGCGCCGAAGGCCGGCTATGCGTTGGGCTGGCCGGTTGCCTACGATCCTGCCGGCGGCACGGCCAACCTGGTCCACTGTTACGGCTATGTCGGGGTCGGACGCGACATGGCGCCGGATACGGGCGTCGGTGGGGAACTATACGCCGTGATCGGGCACGCGCCGCGCCACCTAGACCGCAATATTGCGGTAGTCGGCCGGGTGTTGGCGGGGATCGAGCATCTGAGCAGCCTGCCGCGCGGCACCGAAGCGCTAGGCTTCTACAAGGAACGGACTTCGGATGTGCCGGTGGCATGGGTTCGCCTTGCCAGCGATGTCGACGCGGGCGAGCGACCGTCGTTCCAGTATCTGGACACGGGCAGCGCCAGCTTCGCCGACTTCGTACGCGCACGCGCCAATCGGAAGGATGACTTCTTCATCCGTCCGGCTGGTGGGGTCGATGTCTGTAATGCCGCGGTGCCGGTCAGGCCGACACCCGCAGGCTAGGGTTCACGCCGCCCAGGCGTGATAGTCGGCGTTGCGGTGCTGGATGACCACCGGGCGGTTGTGCGAGTGCGCCGTGGCTTCCGCCAGCGGCAGCGCCGTCGCGCAGAACGCGCATTCGGCCGACACCCGGCCGATGATCCAGTGCGTCCGGCCGCAGCCGGGGCAATAATTGGCTTCATGCTCCCGATAAACCGCGTGATAGCCGCGCGCCGCCGGTTGATAGGTCCTGTTCGTGAGGCCTGGAGTCACAGGCATAGCATGTTCCTTTCGGCGGAATTGAACGTGCGAACGCCGCCTAGGTTTCATGCCGCCCCGTTTCGGGACGCGATGCCTAATGATCGGGAAACCGTGGAAAGGGCGGTTCGGCGCGCTTCAGGCGTCGCCGTCGTCGATCAGCTTGTCGATCGCGATGAGCTCGGCAAATTCGGCGCCAAGCTTGTCGCCGGCGGTCCATTTGATCACCGCATTGGCGCGATCGCGGCCCGGCAACATCAGCCAGACGCGGGTGCCGACTTCGAACTGCACCGGCGTTTCGGCCATGAAGCCCCGTTCGGAGATATTGAGCACGCGCGCCTCGACGCCGTTCTCGCCAAGTTCGCGAACGGTCACGTCAAGTTCGACCGGCACGCGCGGTTCCCGCCGGCGGTCGTCCTGGTCTTCCTGTTCGGCGATGCGCGCCTTGATCATCGAAAAGCTCATCTCCACGCGCGTTACTCCGCGCAGGCCAGCGGGGCGGCGAAGGACACGCCAACATGGCCGTCCCGGACCCAGCAGACACGGGCGCTGACATCGCCATGACCGCTTAGCTCGATCCTTATTGTCTCGCCGATGTGCGGGATCAAGCGGAACGTGAACATCGCGCCCGACGCCGACAGGTTGAGCAGCTGCACCGGGTGACGCCGCCCGCGCAGCCACACCACTGCCGCCTGGGCCGGCGTATCGACCCGCGGTTCGCAGCGGTGATCGACATGGCGCGCCACGGCGCGCGGGACCATCGCCCCGTCGAGATACTTGATCCCCATCACATCCCCACTTTCGTTCGGCGGTCGTAACGGCATAGGTTTAAAGATTGGTTGTTCTCCGCAGCTTAGGCGGCGGTGCGACTCTCTGGTCACTGGCAGCGGCCGTTCAGCCTGTGTATTATGGGGCTGTGGCAGGCCGTGCCTGCGTGAAGACCAGAGGGTGGGAAATTTCTGTGACCTTGAAGACGCTGTTCAGTTCGATCGCGGCCGTGACGGCCGTTTCGGCCATTCCGTTCGCTGCCCTGGCGCAGCAGCCGATGCCGGTGCCGATGCCCGTGCAACAGGGGCCGCAGGTCGCCCAACCGCCGGTGGCTCCCGCGATGCCGGTTGCCGAACCCGCCCCGCTACCGCTGCCGCTGTGGGATGTCGGCGCGGCGCAGGAACTGCTGGGCTTCATTCGTAATATCGGCGCCGAGGGCCTGTCCCCCACCGATTATGCCCCGCAGGCGCTGTCGGATGCGCTTGCCAGCGGCGACCCGATGCGGATGAGCGAGGCGGCCAATGCCAGCTTCACCAAGGTCGCGTCCGACCTCGCGCTCGGCCACGTCCGCGGCAAGGATCGGGTCGACTGGCACATCAAGGATCCCGACTTGGCCGATAACCGGATCGACAAGCTGCTGCGCTGGTCGCTGCACACGCGGCAGGTGGCGGAAACCCTGAACGGCCTGATGCCCAAGCATCCACAGTACAGTTCGCTCAAGCGGGCGCTGGAAGTGACGCCGAAGACCGAGACCGCGAAGATCAACCGCATTCGGCTCAACATGGACCGGTGGCGCTGGCTGCCGCAGGATCTTGGCGAACGCTACATCATCGTCAACGTGCCCGCCTACACCGCCGCGCTAGTCGAAAATGGCGATACGATTTCGCGCCATTATGCGGTCGCCGGCGCGATCAAGACGCCGACCCCGCAGCTGAGCGTGACCGCCACCGGCGTGATCATAAACCCGTGGTGGGAAATCCCGTCCAGCATCGCCGGGGAAGTGCGCGGCAAGGCCGGGTACGTTGCGGTCAAGGACGACAACGGCAAGGTCATCCGCTGGCGCCAGCCGCCGGGACCGTCGAACGCACTCGGCAAGATGAAATTCGTGATGCCGAACGCGAAGGCGATCTATCTGCACGACACCAACGCCAAGTCGCGTTTCAACGCCCGGGTCCGCGCGTTCAGCCATGGCTGCATCCGCACCAAGGATATCGATGACCTGGCGACCATTCTGTTGTCCGAGGGAAGCACCGAGTGGACCGGCGAAAAGGTCCAGCAGACGCTGGCCAGCGGCAAGACCGTGGAAGCCAAATTCCCCCAGCCCCTGCCGGTGTACATCGTCTACATGTCGTCGGCGGCAACGGTCGAGGGCAAGATCATCGACTATAGCGACGTCTACAAGCGTGACGTCCCGGCGATCGCGGCCCTGGGCAGCAGCAGCAAGGCCACGGCCAAGGTGGCCAGCCGCTAGTCACGATAGAACGCCGTCCTTTCGTCCGGCATGTCGTGCGAAGGGCGGCGCTTCCAGGATTGCCGGAGGTCTTGCGGAGCTCGAGCCGCGACGGGATTATTTCGCGGACTTGAGCGCCTTTACCGCCGCAAGCGTCTTCTCGACATGCCCGCTCCAGTCGAGATCGGAATGCACGTAGGCGATCCGTCCGTCGGGCGCGATCACGTAGGAGGTGCGGTCGGTCAGCTCCGGCTTTTGCGCCAGCACGACGTCGTAATCCTTGGCCATTTGCGCGCTCGCCGTGGCAACCGGGAAGGCGTTGCGGCACTCCTCGACCGAGAATCTCTTCAACTCCTCGAGCCCGTCGCGCGATACGCCGACAACCCGGGCGCCGAGCTTGCGGAATTGCGGGTTGGCCTCGCTGAACGCGCGCGCTTCAAGCGTGCAGCCCTTGGTGAAAGCCTTGGGGAAAAAATAGAGGACCACCGGCCCATGTTTGAGCTGGTCCTTGAGATGCAGCCGGAACGGCTTGCCGGCGATGGCGCCGACGGTAGTAAAGTCCGGCGCCTTCGACCCGACGGGAAGCGCCGCGGTCGCCGGGACGGCGAGGCAGGCGAGGATGAGACCGGTCAGGGCAATGCGCATGGATGAAGCTCCGCTTGGCTGGTCGGGGATCGTAGCCGACCACGGTCGCCGGGGCCAGCGGCGCAACCGGCGGCGGGGAATGAGGGTTATCGGGCGATGCGACGGAAGATTTCAGCCACGATGCTACCGCTGCTGATGTTGGCAGCGTGCAGTACCCAGCCCGAGCCCGGCGGCAACATGCCCGAGCCCCAGCCGGTGCCGATCAACGAGACTCCCCCGGTTGCGGAGCCAGGCGTTCCAAATGACGCCTCGGAACCGCCGCCCGCTTCGGTGGTGAGCGCCTGCCTAAGGCAGGGCGATCGAAGGCTTGAAGAAATGCCTCTTCGCGCCGTCGGGACCGAGCCGTTCTGGGCGGCGTCGGTGCAGGGGCGGTGCGTCACCTATTCGCATCCCGAAGATCAGGCAGGGACGCGGGTATGGACGCAATTTTCCGGGACGGCGGAGAATGGCACCTGGACCGGCAACCTGAACAACCGGCCCTTCGTCATGCGGACGAGCCCGCAACCGGGCTGTTCGGATGGCATGTCCGACCGGCGCTATCCGATCGCGGTCATGTTGACCGTGAATGGGGAAGAGCGGGGGGGCTGCGCCGAGCGGCGCTGAAATCCCGGCCCGCGATCAACCTAGCGGTCGTTGGCGAGCCAGCCGGTGAGAACGTAGAACAAAAGCACGACCGGTCCGGTCAGCAGCAGCGCCGCGACCAAGCCGAGGCGGATCAGCAGGACGTCAACGCCGGTAAAGTCGGCGATGCCGGCGGCAACGCCCATCAGCTTGCGGTCTTCGCGGTTGAGAACAAAGCGATTGGACATGGTTTTCCCCGGTCAGGCGATGAGCGACGTGGCGCTCGAGACGCACAGCATCGCGGTGATGAAGGCGGCGGCGAAGGCGGTGGCGGTTTCTCGGCCATTGGCGAAAGTTGCGAACATGATCTGGTCCCTTTTTCAAATCCGGGCCCGTTATTGGGCCACGAATTCTACGTTGCAGGAACCGTGCCAAATCGAATTTATGCAATAAAATCAGTGTTCGCAAAATGCGCGCGCGCTGGAATGGCGGGAAATCCAACCGCCAATCGGGAAATTTTCCCAATCAGCTGGACGTGGAATCTCCGCCGTCCGGGTGCATCACTTGCCCGGTCATGTAGCTGGAATCGTCACAGGCGAGGAACAGGAAGGATGGCGCAACCTCGTTCGGCTGGCCTGGCCGCCCCATCGGCGTGTCCTTGCCGAAGTCCGGGATCTTGTCCTTCGGCTGCCCGCCCGACGGATTGAGCGGAGTCCAGATCGGGCCCGGCGCGACCGCATTCACGCGGATGCCGTCTTCCGCCAGGTTCTTCGCCAGCGAGCGGGTGAAGGCGGTGATGGCGCCCTTGGTCGCGCTGTAATCGAGTAGGATCGGCGCGCCCTTGTACATCGTCACCGACGTGCAGTTGACGATCGCCGAGCCCTTCTTGAGGTGCGGGCGTGCGGCCTGCGTGAGGAAGAAGAGGCCGAAGAAGTTGGTCTGAAAGGTCCGGCGCAGCTGCTCCTCGGAGATGTCGCGGACGTCCTTGTCCCAATGCTGCTCGCCGGCATTGTTGATCAGGATATCGAGCTTGCCGAGCTGATCGACCGTCCGTTTCACGGCGTCGTCGCAAAACTCCTTGGAGCCGATGTCGCCGCGGATAAGGATCGCCTTGCGGCCTTCCTGCTCGACGATTTCCCTGGTCTTCTGCGCGTCCTCGTCCTCGCTGAGGTAAGAGATGGCAATGTCCGCGCCTTCGCGGGCGAAAAGGGCGGCGACCGCCCGGCCAATGCCGCTGTCGGCGCCGGTGATCAGCGCGACCTTGCCCTTGAGCCGGTCGGAACCGGCGTAGCGCGGCTGCCATTCCGGCGCCGGATCAAGCTTGGCTTCGCTGCCGGGAAGATCGTCCTTGGCTTCCTCATGCTTGGGGATGAGGACATCGCTGTCTTCAGCCATCGTTTTCCTGTTCCTCCTTGGGGGCGGGGCTGCCGCGGCGGCCGAAGGCCTCGATCTTCGCCTTGTCGGACTCGTCCTGTCCGGGCTTTTCGAAGGCGGCGGTGGTGCCGTCCGCGCCAAGCGTGAACGACGTGCGGTTGCCGTCCTTGGGATCGTCCTTGGACATTTCGTTATTCTGGTTCGCCCGCAGGATGGGCATTTCGTCTTTGTTGCTGGTGTCAGGCATGGTGCCTCCTTTCCCGGTCAACGAGTGCGGGAGGGACGACGTTCCTGCGGCTGGTCATGGGGAAGCGGCCGTTCGCCGCTCGGGTCAGGCGTTGCCCTTGCGCGCTTTGGGCTGTTCCGCCTTCTCGACCGAGGCGGCGGCCTTGGCCGGGCGGCACTCTGCGAGCAGCGAGGGGAAATCGAAGTTGCTGTTGGCAAGCAGCGCATCGCTGGTCGCGGCGGCGCAGGCCTCTTCGCTTTCGTAGCGCGTCGGGACGGTCATCACTTGCGTGCACGCGGCCGAGCCGTCGGCGCAGCCAAGAATTGCGATGATGAAATAACCCGGACCCATGTTCGCCGCCTTTTGCTTCGTGAACGATTTGATAACCGCCGAAAAAGCGCGCGGTTCCAAACGGTTCGTCGCATCCGGCGAGCGCCGGTTTGCGGGTAACGGTCCGGCTTCTTACCTAGGAGGTGATGGCGGCAGCGGTGGACACGGCAAAAGCGGAGAAGGGCAGCCTGCGAACGCTGGCCCGCTTCCTGCCAATGCTGTGGCCCAAGGGTGAGACCGAATTGCGCGTGCGCGTGATTGTCGCCGTGGCACTGGTACTTGCGGGCAAGGCCGCGGTGCTGGCCATGCCCTTTGCCTACAAGGCGGTGATCGACGGCATGAGCGCCGGCACTACCGCCGCGTTCGGCCTGGTCGCCGCGCTGGTCGTCGCCTACGCCGGCGCGCGCTTTGCCGGGGTGCTGTCGGACAATCTGCGCAACGCCGTGTTCGAAAAGGTCGGGCAAGACGCGGCCCGGCGGCTGGCGGGACAGGTGTTTCGCCATATCCACTCGCTGTCGCTGCGTTTCCACCTTGAACGCCGCACCGGTTCGCTGACCAAAATCGTCGAAAGAGGAACGAAGAGCATCGACATGATGCTCTATTTCCTGCTGTTCAACATCGCCCCGACGATCATCGAGCTGGCCGCGATCTGCGTCATCTTCTGGATCAAGTTCGGGCCCGGTCTGGTCGCCGCGACCTTGATCATCGTCGCCGTCTACATCGCCTTCACCCGCCGGGTGACCGACTGGCGGTCGCAGCTTCGGCGCGAAATGAACGACGTCGACAATCGCGCCATTGGCCGCGCGGTCGATTCGCTGCTCAATTACGAGACGGTCAAATATTTCGGCGCGGAGGAGCGCGAGGCCCGGCGATACGAGCAGGCGGTCGAGCAATTCATGCATGCCACCGTCAAGAACGAGGTGTCGCTGGCGTGGCTCAACATCGGTCAGTCGCTGATCACCAACGCGATGATGGCCGGGGCGATGATCTTCACCGTCTGGGGTTGGAGCCAGGGGCGCTTCACGCCGGGCGACGTGGTGCTGGTGAATACCCTGTTGATGCAGCTGTTCCGCCCGCTCGATATGCTCGGCTGGGTCTATCGCAATATCCGCCAGGGCCTGATCGACATGGAAGCGATGTTCGTGCTGCTGGATACACCGGCCGAGGTGGTCGACGCGCCCGACGCCCGGCCGATCGCGGTAGCCGGCGGCCATGTCCGATTCGAAGACGTGCACTTCGGCTACGAAGACGGGCGCGAGATATTGAAGGGGCTGAGCTTCGATGCCCCGCCGGGTACGCGGCTGGCGATCGTCGGGCCGTCGGGCGCGGGCAAGTCGACCATCGCTCGGCTGCTATACCGATTCTACGACCCAACCGGCGGCCGCATCATGATCGACGGGCAGGAGATTGCCGCGGTCACCCAGGCTAGCCTGCGCGAAGCGATCGGCACGGTCCCGCAGGACACGGTGCTGTTCAACGACACCATCGGCTACAACATCGGCTACGGCGCCGACCAGGCGGACCAGCCGGCGATCGAAGCCGCGGCACAGGGGGCGGCGATCGACCGGTTCATCGCCGCGCTTCCCGAAGGCTATGATTCGATGGTCGGCGAACGCGGGCTGAAACTGTCGGGCGGCGAGAAACAGCGCGTCGCTATCGCCCGCACCCTGATCAAGAACCCGCCGGTGCTAATCCTCGACGAGGCGACCAGCGCACTCGACAGCCGGACCGAGGAAGCGATCCTTGCAACGCTCGACCGATTGGCGCGCGACCGCACGACCATCACCATCGCCCACCGCCTGTCGACGGTGGTGAACAGCGACACCATCCTGGTGCTCGACGAAGGCCGAGTGGCGGAAAGCGGCACCCACGACCAGTTGCTCGCCCGCGGCGGCGTTTACGCCGACATGTGGTTCCGCCAGGCTGCGGAGCGCTCAGTCGAGGAGGCGGCACAAGCAGCCGAATGACGGGCGACATCCAGCAAGTTTTGAAGCGAACCTTCGGGTTCGACAGCTTCCGCGGCGTCCAGGCCGACGTGGTGGAGCGGGTGATGGCGGGCAAGCCGACGCTGGCCGTCATGCCGACGGGGGCGGGCAAGTCGCTGTGCTACCAGTTGCCGGCCGTTGCGCGCGAAGGGACAGCGCTGGTCATTTCCCCGCTGATCGCGCTGATGCACGACCAGATCCGGTCGGTCG encodes:
- a CDS encoding PilZ domain-containing protein → MGIKYLDGAMVPRAVARHVDHRCEPRVDTPAQAAVVWLRGRRHPVQLLNLSASGAMFTFRLIPHIGETIRIELSGHGDVSARVCWVRDGHVGVSFAAPLACAE
- a CDS encoding peptidylprolyl isomerase — its product is MRPLLLIPTFALLAAAPAPKTPTEIVAAAPAAAWRTIPAEDLLVMQLKGGQRVVIQLAPDFAPVHAANIRLLSKAKWWDGSAIYRVQDNYVVQWGKNESADPLPAGVVAKPPEEYARPVKGLPIHPLGYADAYAPKAGYALGWPVAYDPAGGTANLVHCYGYVGVGRDMAPDTGVGGELYAVIGHAPRHLDRNIAVVGRVLAGIEHLSSLPRGTEALGFYKERTSDVPVAWVRLASDVDAGERPSFQYLDTGSASFADFVRARANRKDDFFIRPAGGVDVCNAAVPVRPTPAG
- a CDS encoding ABCB family ABC transporter ATP-binding protein/permease; the protein is MAAAVDTAKAEKGSLRTLARFLPMLWPKGETELRVRVIVAVALVLAGKAAVLAMPFAYKAVIDGMSAGTTAAFGLVAALVVAYAGARFAGVLSDNLRNAVFEKVGQDAARRLAGQVFRHIHSLSLRFHLERRTGSLTKIVERGTKSIDMMLYFLLFNIAPTIIELAAICVIFWIKFGPGLVAATLIIVAVYIAFTRRVTDWRSQLRREMNDVDNRAIGRAVDSLLNYETVKYFGAEEREARRYEQAVEQFMHATVKNEVSLAWLNIGQSLITNAMMAGAMIFTVWGWSQGRFTPGDVVLVNTLLMQLFRPLDMLGWVYRNIRQGLIDMEAMFVLLDTPAEVVDAPDARPIAVAGGHVRFEDVHFGYEDGREILKGLSFDAPPGTRLAIVGPSGAGKSTIARLLYRFYDPTGGRIMIDGQEIAAVTQASLREAIGTVPQDTVLFNDTIGYNIGYGADQADQPAIEAAAQGAAIDRFIAALPEGYDSMVGERGLKLSGGEKQRVAIARTLIKNPPVLILDEATSALDSRTEEAILATLDRLARDRTTITIAHRLSTVVNSDTILVLDEGRVAESGTHDQLLARGGVYADMWFRQAAERSVEEAAQAAE
- a CDS encoding peroxiredoxin codes for the protein MRIALTGLILACLAVPATAALPVGSKAPDFTTVGAIAGKPFRLHLKDQLKHGPVVLYFFPKAFTKGCTLEARAFSEANPQFRKLGARVVGVSRDGLEELKRFSVEECRNAFPVATASAQMAKDYDVVLAQKPELTDRTSYVIAPDGRIAYVHSDLDWSGHVEKTLAAVKALKSAK
- a CDS encoding SDR family oxidoreductase, giving the protein MAEDSDVLIPKHEEAKDDLPGSEAKLDPAPEWQPRYAGSDRLKGKVALITGADSGIGRAVAALFAREGADIAISYLSEDEDAQKTREIVEQEGRKAILIRGDIGSKEFCDDAVKRTVDQLGKLDILINNAGEQHWDKDVRDISEEQLRRTFQTNFFGLFFLTQAARPHLKKGSAIVNCTSVTMYKGAPILLDYSATKGAITAFTRSLAKNLAEDGIRVNAVAPGPIWTPLNPSGGQPKDKIPDFGKDTPMGRPGQPNEVAPSFLFLACDDSSYMTGQVMHPDGGDSTSS
- a CDS encoding PspC domain-containing protein, producing the protein MSNRFVLNREDRKLMGVAAGIADFTGVDVLLIRLGLVAALLLTGPVVLLFYVLTGWLANDR
- a CDS encoding PilZ domain-containing protein, yielding MSFSMIKARIAEQEDQDDRRREPRVPVELDVTVRELGENGVEARVLNISERGFMAETPVQFEVGTRVWLMLPGRDRANAVIKWTAGDKLGAEFAELIAIDKLIDDGDA
- a CDS encoding L,D-transpeptidase family protein — encoded protein: MTLKTLFSSIAAVTAVSAIPFAALAQQPMPVPMPVQQGPQVAQPPVAPAMPVAEPAPLPLPLWDVGAAQELLGFIRNIGAEGLSPTDYAPQALSDALASGDPMRMSEAANASFTKVASDLALGHVRGKDRVDWHIKDPDLADNRIDKLLRWSLHTRQVAETLNGLMPKHPQYSSLKRALEVTPKTETAKINRIRLNMDRWRWLPQDLGERYIIVNVPAYTAALVENGDTISRHYAVAGAIKTPTPQLSVTATGVIINPWWEIPSSIAGEVRGKAGYVAVKDDNGKVIRWRQPPGPSNALGKMKFVMPNAKAIYLHDTNAKSRFNARVRAFSHGCIRTKDIDDLATILLSEGSTEWTGEKVQQTLASGKTVEAKFPQPLPVYIVYMSSAATVEGKIIDYSDVYKRDVPAIAALGSSSKATAKVASR